One part of the Olleya sp. YS genome encodes these proteins:
- a CDS encoding thioesterase family protein — translation MKQDEIEIRVRYAETDQMGVVHHGNYALYLELARIEWLRKLGISYKKMEKEGIALPVVSLSINFKKSAFYDDLIKVKTQLKKSPTALVEFEYEILNDLQQILCTANVVLAFVDINTKKPTRPPQYFLEALKN, via the coding sequence GAAACAGACCAAATGGGAGTTGTTCATCACGGAAATTACGCATTATATCTAGAACTTGCTAGAATAGAATGGTTGCGTAAGTTGGGTATATCTTATAAAAAAATGGAAAAAGAAGGAATTGCGCTTCCTGTAGTGTCGTTATCTATAAATTTCAAAAAATCAGCTTTTTACGACGACCTAATTAAAGTAAAAACCCAACTAAAAAAATCGCCTACTGCTCTGGTCGAATTTGAGTATGAAATACTGAATGATTTGCAACAAATTCTGTGTACTGCAAATGTAGTTTTAGCATTTGTAGATATTAATACAAAAAAGCCAACAAGACCACCTCAATATTTTTTAGAGGCTTTAAAAAATTAA